One genomic region from Knoellia sp. p5-6-4 encodes:
- a CDS encoding NADP-dependent oxidoreductase has translation MRAISYDHYGDPDNLTLSDLPEPRVGPAEVLIRVRSAAVNPVDWKVAAGGLDALMNVTFPVIPGWDVSGVVERVGLDTPEFKPGDEVIAYARKDWVHGGTFAELVTVPVRAVARKPKALDWHQAAGLPLAGLSAYQLLSRLGLSRDDTVLVHAAAGGVGSLAVQIANATGARVIGTASEANHEMLRELGAEPVAYGDGLAERVRELAPDGVDVVVDFVGGVLDATLAVLREDGRHGSIVEAEVAEKGGLYAWVRPNAADLQALADLADRGLLTVPVAQVFPLEEAAEAFRLSQGGHVRGKIAIEVSH, from the coding sequence ATGCGTGCCATCTCCTACGACCACTACGGCGACCCCGACAACCTGACCCTCTCCGACCTCCCCGAGCCGAGGGTCGGCCCGGCGGAGGTGCTCATCCGCGTGCGCAGCGCCGCGGTCAACCCCGTCGACTGGAAGGTCGCGGCGGGCGGGCTCGACGCGCTGATGAACGTCACCTTTCCCGTCATCCCGGGTTGGGACGTCTCCGGCGTCGTCGAGCGGGTCGGCCTCGACACCCCGGAGTTCAAGCCGGGCGACGAGGTCATCGCCTACGCCCGCAAGGACTGGGTGCACGGCGGCACCTTCGCCGAGCTCGTGACCGTGCCGGTGCGCGCGGTCGCCCGCAAGCCCAAGGCCCTCGACTGGCACCAGGCCGCGGGCCTGCCGCTGGCCGGGCTGTCCGCCTACCAGCTGCTCAGCCGCCTCGGCCTGTCCCGCGACGACACCGTGCTGGTCCACGCGGCCGCGGGCGGGGTGGGGTCGCTCGCGGTCCAGATCGCCAACGCCACCGGCGCCCGCGTCATCGGCACCGCCTCCGAGGCCAACCACGAGATGCTCCGCGAGCTCGGCGCCGAGCCGGTGGCCTACGGCGACGGCCTCGCCGAGCGGGTGCGCGAGCTGGCCCCCGACGGTGTCGACGTCGTCGTCGACTTCGTGGGGGGTGTGCTGGACGCCACCCTCGCCGTGCTCAGGGAGGACGGTCGGCACGGGTCGATCGTCGAGGCCGAGGTGGCGGAGAAGGGGGGCCTCTACGCCTGGGTGCGCCCCAACGCCGCTGACCTCCAGGCGCTCGCGGACCTCGCCGACAGGGGCCTGCTCACCGTGCCGGTTGCGCAGGTGTTCCCGCTCGAGGAAGCAGCCGAGGCCTTCCGGCTCAGCCAGGGCGGTCACGTCCGGGGCAAGATCGCCATCGAGGTGAGCCACTAG
- a CDS encoding DUF2231 domain-containing protein, translating into MTSQPGPAHLPDVASPTPSGGSPLVRLVHAVEGWRAADTLAHVLARVSWPVTGARPLRELLQGRGTGHAVHPPMTDLPVGLWTSTVVLDLIGGEDSREAARRLLGLGLLTAVPTAATGFAEWHETANPERRVGVAHALLNTAALALLSTSYAARSRDRHRTGMVTALAGMGVATASAYLGGHLATARKVGTRDTAFELDGVGPVLSRPAPAPAPGAASRSDDPVTD; encoded by the coding sequence ATGACCTCCCAGCCCGGCCCCGCCCATCTGCCCGACGTCGCCTCGCCCACCCCATCGGGTGGCTCGCCGCTCGTGCGGCTCGTCCACGCGGTCGAGGGCTGGCGCGCCGCCGACACCCTTGCCCACGTCCTGGCGCGAGTGAGCTGGCCGGTGACGGGCGCCCGGCCGCTGCGCGAGCTGCTGCAGGGCAGGGGCACGGGTCACGCCGTCCACCCGCCGATGACCGACCTGCCCGTCGGGCTGTGGACCTCCACGGTCGTGCTGGACCTGATCGGGGGCGAGGACTCCCGCGAGGCGGCGCGCCGGCTGCTCGGCCTTGGGCTGCTCACGGCGGTGCCCACCGCCGCCACCGGTTTCGCGGAGTGGCACGAGACGGCAAACCCGGAGCGCCGGGTCGGCGTGGCCCACGCCCTGCTCAACACGGCCGCCCTCGCGCTGCTCAGCACCTCGTACGCCGCCCGCTCCCGCGACCGGCACCGGACCGGCATGGTGACCGCGCTGGCCGGCATGGGCGTCGCCACCGCCTCCGCCTACCTCGGCGGCCACCTGGCGACGGCACGCAAGGTGGGCACCCGCGACACCGCCTTCGAGCTCGACGGGGTGGGACCCGTCCTGTCGCGCCCGGCGCCAGCGCCCGCGCCGGGCGCCGCGTCGCGCAGCGACGACCCGGTCACCGACTGA
- a CDS encoding GntR family transcriptional regulator, with protein MTPPPLPPITVEPDSSAAPFEQIRSQLAGLIDSGALAEGERLPTVRSLATDLGVAVNTVARAYRELEADGLVITASRAGTVVAAGAQRDEVALRRAAAAFAERATLAQVPEEEVVAVLREAFRMLRS; from the coding sequence ATGACCCCACCGCCCCTGCCGCCCATCACGGTGGAGCCGGACTCTTCCGCCGCACCCTTCGAGCAGATCCGCAGCCAGCTCGCCGGCCTGATCGACTCCGGTGCCCTGGCCGAGGGCGAACGCCTGCCCACGGTGCGCAGCCTGGCCACCGATCTCGGGGTCGCCGTCAACACGGTGGCCCGCGCCTACCGCGAGCTCGAGGCGGACGGGCTCGTCATCACCGCCAGCCGGGCCGGCACCGTGGTGGCCGCCGGCGCGCAGCGCGACGAGGTGGCCCTGCGCCGGGCCGCGGCCGCCTTCGCCGAGCGCGCGACGCTCGCGCAGGTGCCCGAGGAAGAGGTCGTCGCCGTGCTGCGCGAGGCCTTCCGGATGCTCCGCAGCTAG
- a CDS encoding PHP domain-containing protein: protein MVTGITPLDAPVEPVDALRRIAFLLERERAGTYRVEAFRRAVGVVRATDPDELASRADAGTLQELNGIGKSTAGVIEEALGGDLPAYLKALQDKAPDSLADGGDGLRAALRGDCHLHSDWSDGGSPIDEMVLTGVELGHDYLVLTDHSPRLKVANGLSAERLTRQLGVVEQINASLGGQFRLLKGIEVDILDDGSLDQSEDMLDRLDLVVASVHSKLRMNAAPMTRRMVAAVQNPRVNVLGHVTGRLVTGSRGQRPQSEFDAHAVFEACAEHDVAVEINSRPERCDPPDELLTLALELGCLFSIDSDAHAPGQLDFKALGCARAERLGVPAERVVNTWDADRLVEWARRRRP, encoded by the coding sequence GTGGTCACTGGCATCACCCCGCTCGACGCCCCCGTCGAGCCCGTCGACGCCCTGCGGCGCATCGCCTTCCTCCTCGAGCGCGAGCGCGCCGGCACCTACCGCGTCGAGGCGTTCCGGCGGGCCGTGGGCGTGGTGCGGGCCACGGACCCGGACGAGCTCGCGTCCCGCGCGGACGCAGGCACCCTCCAGGAGCTCAACGGCATCGGGAAGTCCACCGCCGGGGTGATCGAGGAGGCGCTGGGAGGAGACCTTCCGGCATACCTGAAAGCGTTGCAGGACAAGGCACCTGACTCGCTGGCCGATGGCGGTGACGGCCTCCGGGCGGCGCTGAGGGGCGACTGCCACCTGCACTCGGACTGGTCCGATGGCGGCAGCCCGATCGACGAGATGGTGCTGACCGGGGTCGAGCTCGGCCACGACTACCTCGTGCTGACCGACCACTCGCCGCGCCTGAAGGTGGCCAACGGCCTCTCGGCCGAGCGGCTCACGCGGCAGCTGGGTGTCGTCGAGCAAATCAACGCCTCGCTGGGCGGGCAGTTCCGGCTGCTCAAGGGCATCGAGGTCGACATCCTCGACGACGGCAGCCTCGACCAGAGCGAGGACATGCTCGACCGGCTCGACCTCGTGGTCGCCAGCGTGCACTCCAAGCTGCGCATGAACGCCGCACCGATGACCCGTCGCATGGTCGCCGCCGTGCAGAACCCGCGCGTCAACGTGCTCGGCCACGTCACCGGCCGGCTGGTCACCGGATCGCGCGGGCAGCGACCGCAGTCGGAGTTCGACGCCCACGCCGTCTTCGAGGCCTGCGCGGAGCACGATGTCGCGGTCGAGATCAACAGCCGCCCCGAGCGCTGCGACCCGCCCGACGAGCTCCTCACGCTGGCCCTCGAGCTCGGCTGCCTCTTCTCGATCGACTCCGACGCCCACGCGCCGGGCCAGCTCGACTTCAAGGCGCTGGGGTGCGCACGGGCCGAGCGGCTCGGCGTGCCGGCGGAGCGGGTCGTCAACACCTGGGACGCCGACCGCCTCGTCGAGTGGGCTCGGAGGAGACGGCCATGA
- a CDS encoding oxidoreductase, whose translation MRETDAMPETSLDPVLITGCSSGIGRAAADLLVKAGHTVYATARRLETLEDLESAGARVMALDVTSEESMTEAVRHVEAEHGRVGTLVNNAGYGEYGTIEEADLAKVRTMFETNVFGLARMTQLVLPGMRRARRGRIVNIGSMGGRMTFPVGGYYHATKYAVEAISDALRNEVRPFGIDVVLIEPGITRTGFEDNVHASVASSAGAQADSPYAGLLASNAANTSGSYSNPVVGTGPESVARTILKAVEAERPRSRYLLTPAARAMVAARQLGGDRVWDAIVKQQFRH comes from the coding sequence ATGCGCGAGACTGACGCCATGCCCGAGACCTCGCTCGACCCCGTCCTGATCACCGGCTGCTCCTCCGGCATCGGCCGCGCCGCCGCCGACCTCCTCGTGAAGGCCGGCCACACGGTCTACGCCACGGCCCGCCGCCTCGAGACGCTGGAGGACCTGGAATCCGCCGGGGCCCGCGTGATGGCGCTCGACGTCACCTCCGAGGAGTCGATGACGGAGGCCGTGCGCCACGTCGAAGCCGAGCACGGCCGGGTGGGCACCCTCGTCAACAACGCCGGCTACGGCGAGTACGGCACCATCGAGGAGGCGGACCTCGCCAAGGTGCGCACCATGTTCGAGACCAACGTCTTCGGCCTCGCCCGGATGACCCAGCTCGTGCTGCCCGGCATGCGTCGCGCCCGCCGCGGCCGCATCGTCAACATCGGGTCGATGGGCGGCCGGATGACCTTTCCGGTGGGCGGCTACTACCACGCGACGAAGTACGCGGTGGAGGCCATCAGCGACGCCCTGCGCAACGAGGTCCGCCCGTTCGGCATCGACGTGGTGCTCATCGAGCCCGGCATCACCCGCACCGGGTTCGAGGACAACGTCCACGCCTCCGTCGCGAGCAGCGCTGGCGCTCAAGCGGATTCACCGTATGCAGGCCTGCTGGCGAGCAACGCCGCGAACACCTCCGGGAGCTACTCCAACCCGGTCGTGGGCACCGGACCGGAGAGCGTCGCCCGCACCATCCTCAAGGCGGTCGAGGCGGAGCGGCCGCGAAGCCGCTACCTGCTCACCCCCGCGGCCCGCGCGATGGTCGCCGCTCGCCAGCTCGGCGGCGACCGGGTGTGGGACGCCATCGTCAAGCAGCAGTTCAGGCACTGA
- a CDS encoding SRPBCC family protein, whose translation MTWGSTASERARTYPGDDPAGPEPALRITRAVTVDAPPEKVWPWVAQIGQERGGFYSYDWLENLAGCQIHSADRVHPEWQDVQPGDPIGMTPDFGTEVEAVDPGHALVVKDWGAYVVEPAGEGRSRLVARAHVDAGLPSLVYALTIEVPHAIMERRMLLGIKQRAEAAASAGSGYPRAA comes from the coding sequence ATGACCTGGGGGTCGACAGCTTCCGAGCGCGCGCGCACCTACCCCGGTGACGACCCGGCAGGGCCCGAGCCCGCGCTGCGCATCACCCGCGCGGTGACGGTCGATGCCCCGCCCGAGAAGGTATGGCCGTGGGTGGCACAGATCGGCCAGGAGCGTGGCGGCTTCTACAGCTACGACTGGCTGGAGAACCTCGCCGGCTGCCAGATCCACAGCGCCGACCGCGTCCATCCCGAGTGGCAGGACGTCCAGCCCGGCGACCCCATCGGCATGACGCCGGACTTCGGCACCGAGGTCGAGGCGGTCGACCCCGGGCATGCGCTGGTCGTCAAGGACTGGGGTGCCTACGTCGTCGAGCCGGCCGGGGAGGGACGCAGCCGGCTCGTCGCCCGCGCCCACGTCGACGCAGGGCTGCCGTCGTTGGTCTACGCCCTGACCATCGAGGTGCCTCACGCGATCATGGAGCGGCGCATGCTGCTGGGCATCAAGCAGCGCGCGGAAGCCGCCGCCTCCGCCGGGTCGGGCTACCCGCGCGCGGCGTAG
- a CDS encoding cysteine desulfurase-like protein, which yields MSLDVAALRARFPALAEGAAHFDGPGGSQVPDVVAAAVVETLTSAIANRGTVTRAERRAEQVVQDARRAMGDLLGADPRGIIFGRSMTALTYDMARTLSQTWAEGDEVVVTRLDHDANIRPWVQAAERVGAVVRWADFDPATGELAPEAVGDLLSERTRLVAVTAASNLIGTRPDLPAIADLVHGTRALLYVDGVHYTPHVGVDVRALGADLFACSPYKFMGPHCGVLAASPELLETLHPDKLLPSSNAVPERFELGTLPYELLAGTTAAVDFIAALSPLGRAGDRRNRVLSAMQGLEEHEDRLRARIEQGIAALPGAVLYSRATRRTPTLLVRFEGHDSQAVRVALAERNINAPAACFYAIEASPRARARRQRCPADRTGSLQRRQRRRPAAPRPHRHRRRLTPRLRCRAGASGSPSRGPSTRPPPTVPPAVWEEAGGGSHAGQPQRSRPSTHSCRTRAARPEEGLAHRPGHGGHVGWPAGPCRRERRRARGSPAPLAVQARGTARPAGRLGCHRRSAGADAALPVRGAPLADDLGVDSFRARAHLPR from the coding sequence ATGAGCCTCGACGTCGCCGCGCTCCGTGCCCGCTTCCCGGCCCTCGCCGAGGGCGCCGCCCACTTCGACGGCCCCGGTGGGTCCCAGGTGCCCGACGTCGTCGCCGCCGCGGTGGTCGAGACCCTGACGTCCGCCATCGCCAACCGCGGCACCGTCACGCGCGCCGAGCGCCGCGCCGAGCAGGTCGTGCAGGACGCCCGCCGCGCCATGGGAGACCTGCTGGGAGCCGACCCGCGCGGCATCATCTTCGGGCGCAGCATGACCGCCCTGACCTACGACATGGCCCGCACCCTGTCGCAGACCTGGGCAGAGGGCGACGAGGTGGTCGTCACCCGCCTCGACCACGACGCCAACATCCGGCCCTGGGTGCAGGCGGCCGAGCGGGTCGGCGCGGTCGTGCGCTGGGCCGACTTCGACCCGGCCACCGGGGAGCTCGCGCCCGAGGCGGTCGGGGACCTGCTGTCGGAGCGCACCCGTCTCGTGGCGGTCACGGCCGCCTCGAACCTCATCGGCACCCGACCCGACCTGCCGGCCATTGCCGACCTCGTGCACGGCACGCGAGCCCTGCTCTACGTCGACGGCGTGCACTACACGCCGCACGTCGGGGTCGACGTCCGAGCCCTGGGGGCCGACCTGTTCGCGTGCTCGCCCTACAAGTTCATGGGCCCGCACTGCGGCGTGCTGGCGGCCAGCCCCGAGCTGCTCGAGACCCTGCACCCCGACAAGCTGCTGCCGTCGTCGAACGCCGTCCCCGAGCGGTTCGAGCTCGGCACCCTGCCCTACGAGCTGCTCGCCGGCACCACCGCGGCCGTGGACTTCATCGCCGCCCTCTCGCCGCTCGGCCGGGCCGGCGACCGGCGCAACCGGGTGCTCAGCGCGATGCAGGGTCTGGAGGAGCACGAGGACCGCCTGCGCGCGCGGATCGAGCAGGGCATCGCCGCCCTGCCGGGGGCCGTGCTCTACTCGCGCGCGACCCGTCGCACTCCCACGCTGCTGGTGCGCTTCGAGGGCCACGACTCCCAAGCCGTGCGGGTGGCCCTGGCCGAGCGGAACATCAACGCCCCGGCCGCGTGCTTCTACGCCATCGAGGCCTCCCCGCGTGCTCGGGCTCGGCGACAGCGGTGCCCTGCGGATCGGACTGGCTCCCTACAACGACGACAGCGACGCCGACCGGCTGCTCCACGCCCTCACCGACATCGTCGGCGGCTGACCCCTCGCCTGCGGTGCCGCGCCGGCGCGAGCGGTTCGCCCAGCAGGGGACCTTCGACCCGACCCCCGCCGACCGTCCCGCCCGCAGTCTGGGAGGAGGCAGGAGGAGGAAGCCATGCAGGACAACCGCAACGCAGCAGACCCAGCACGCACTCGTGCCGCACGCGGGCGGCCCGACCTGAGGAAGGGCTTGCGCATCGCCCGGGCCATGGCGGTCACGTCGGGTGGCCCGCTGGCCCTTGCCGCCGCGAGCGCCGTCGCGCCCGTGGCAGCCCTGCGCCGCTGGCCGTCCAGGCTCGAGGCACCGCTCGCCCGGCGGGCCGCCTGGGCTGCCACCGGCGCAGCGCTGGTGCTGACGCCGCTCTACCTGTCCGTGGTGCGCCCCTGGCTGATGACCTGGGGGTCGACAGCTTCCGAGCGCGCGCGCACCTACCCCGGTGA
- a CDS encoding pirin family protein has protein sequence MSNLETRPVETECEHEPAPEAGGRPVVEVLEAREVPLGGPRAMTVRRTIPQRQRSLIGAWCFADHYGPDDVSSSGGMDVPPHPHTGLQTVSWLFSGEIEHRDSGGHHAMVRPGEMNLMTGGHGIAHSEVSTPGTSVLHGVQLWVALPDDARDEPRMFQHHVPPAVHVGGATVRVFLGTLLGQSSPVRTFTPLLGAEVVLDPGAHLTIGVDPAFEHGVLADTEGLGLEGVPVPRAALGFIGSGLRSLTLRNDSAEPGRLVLLGGTPFEEDILMWWNFVGRSHEEIERFRQEWQDGSDRFGEVVGYEGRTARLPAPELPPVRIRPRQNPPPPTA, from the coding sequence ATGAGCAACCTCGAGACCCGGCCGGTGGAGACCGAGTGCGAGCACGAGCCGGCGCCGGAGGCCGGCGGGCGGCCGGTCGTCGAGGTGCTCGAGGCACGCGAGGTGCCCCTCGGTGGGCCCCGCGCCATGACCGTGCGCCGCACCATCCCGCAGCGGCAGCGCTCGCTCATCGGGGCCTGGTGCTTCGCCGACCACTACGGACCGGACGACGTCAGCAGCTCGGGCGGGATGGACGTCCCGCCGCACCCGCACACCGGGCTGCAGACGGTGAGCTGGCTGTTCTCCGGCGAGATCGAGCACCGCGACAGCGGGGGCCACCACGCCATGGTCCGGCCCGGCGAGATGAACCTCATGACCGGCGGCCACGGTATCGCGCACTCGGAGGTCTCCACCCCCGGCACCAGCGTCCTGCACGGCGTGCAGCTCTGGGTCGCGCTGCCCGATGACGCCCGCGACGAGCCCCGGATGTTCCAGCACCACGTGCCGCCGGCGGTGCACGTCGGGGGCGCCACCGTGCGGGTCTTCCTGGGCACGCTGCTCGGGCAGTCCTCGCCCGTGCGCACGTTCACGCCGCTCCTCGGGGCGGAAGTCGTGCTCGACCCGGGCGCGCACCTCACCATCGGCGTCGACCCTGCCTTCGAGCACGGTGTCCTGGCCGACACCGAGGGACTCGGCCTCGAGGGTGTGCCCGTCCCCCGGGCCGCGCTGGGCTTCATCGGCAGCGGTCTGCGGTCCCTGACGCTGCGCAACGACTCGGCCGAGCCCGGCCGGCTCGTGCTGCTCGGCGGCACACCCTTCGAGGAGGACATCCTCATGTGGTGGAACTTCGTCGGGCGCTCCCACGAGGAGATCGAGCGGTTCCGGCAGGAGTGGCAGGACGGCAGCGACCGGTTCGGCGAGGTGGTCGGCTACGAGGGCCGGACTGCCCGGCTCCCCGCGCCGGAGCTGCCGCCGGTGAGGATCCGTCCGCGCCAGAACCCGCCGCCGCCCACCGCATGA
- a CDS encoding phosphodiesterase — protein MAHALVSTAGRTAGLAAGLGLGALFGALAVLRRGRPLHARGVTLRASLRCDGSGRSGVPLLDDAGACEVTVRVSRAAGLPAWLPDVYGLALRLPGPSAGEGAPADLLFASTGDSGLGRFALLVHSQLTDGPLTTLLPVRSPAGPLVLRLATLPGASEREVGPSLCVPERLSLSYAVGTGPWVAVGEVSLAEGVEGEDDQRRHDPVVHRLPGTSQYPVVRALREPAYAAARLQEVEGGQTRVRGVTERHSTR, from the coding sequence ATGGCGCACGCACTCGTGAGCACGGCCGGACGCACCGCGGGCTTGGCAGCGGGTCTCGGACTCGGTGCGCTCTTCGGCGCGCTCGCGGTGCTGCGCCGGGGCCGTCCCCTGCACGCCCGGGGAGTGACACTGCGCGCGAGCCTGCGGTGCGACGGCTCCGGCAGGAGCGGGGTGCCACTGCTCGACGACGCGGGCGCGTGTGAGGTCACCGTGCGGGTGTCGCGGGCGGCGGGCCTGCCGGCGTGGCTGCCTGACGTCTACGGCCTCGCGCTGCGGCTTCCGGGGCCGTCCGCCGGCGAGGGGGCCCCGGCAGACCTGCTCTTCGCGTCCACCGGCGACTCCGGGCTGGGCCGCTTCGCCCTGCTGGTCCACTCGCAGCTCACCGACGGCCCCCTGACGACGCTCCTTCCGGTCAGGTCGCCGGCGGGGCCGCTGGTGCTCCGCCTGGCGACGCTGCCCGGGGCCTCCGAGCGCGAGGTCGGACCCAGCCTGTGCGTCCCCGAGCGGCTGTCCCTGTCGTATGCCGTGGGCACCGGTCCCTGGGTCGCCGTGGGCGAGGTGTCGCTGGCCGAGGGGGTCGAGGGAGAGGACGACCAGCGCCGCCACGACCCCGTGGTGCACAGGCTGCCGGGGACGTCGCAGTACCCGGTGGTGCGGGCGCTGCGCGAGCCGGCCTACGCCGCGGCCCGGCTCCAGGAGGTCGAGGGTGGGCAGACACGGGTTCGGGGTGTCACCGAGCGCCACAGCACTCGGTAA
- a CDS encoding sensor histidine kinase has translation MTTQTTSSAPAEAAAVAARGSRAGAALAAVAVLLTLATVALDIANARAGIPEVAELEPGWVGCLTGLAQVVPGALLLRQLPRHPVAWLLVGSGLFWVVDSFCSSWTAYAVYTEPGLPGASASFYFYQRLGAGLLLGLPLILLVFPHGRLPREPLWRRLSLASIGLTALLPVLLAVVPAETAERIAGESLDPALDALNLDPFSIPLPYGVWQVLLTVAYAGIFLSLVVPLMVVVRRHRAADPVGRAQTRWLVWAAVVNLVVIVLGMLTADPVSGVLLGVGVGVTSAAIVVAVTRHNLYAVDRLISATLVYALLAAAVVVIDVLVFALAGAVLGQRDSALVAIAVVAGLYAPLRDRLAAAVRRLRRGSREDPYAVVSALAEQLEVSASPDQQLVAVARAVGEAFRSPYVRVEIDGPSGEKQAVEHGRPAGRSVELPVVYRGERVGLLTLCPAGSTELSEHDQRLLGDVVRQAAAAARASELSANLQAIREQLVTAREEERRRLRRDLHDSLGPSLGAVTLRIETARNLASRNAAEADRLLEQATADVAAVLADVRRLVHDLRPPALDELGLQRAIAQLARRLEPPDLSITVEGDGVDGASLPAAVEVAAFRIASEAVNNVVRHSGARHCSVRLGLHGKGPGGGAAHLGNALVVEVRDDGHGIPGDVAAGVGMLSLRERAAELGGTVAVECPPSGGTVVRAVLPCTVIPGAGAPQTTGAAADA, from the coding sequence GTGACCACGCAGACCACCAGCAGCGCCCCCGCCGAGGCGGCGGCCGTCGCGGCCCGCGGCAGCCGGGCCGGAGCGGCGCTGGCCGCCGTCGCGGTGCTGCTCACGCTGGCGACCGTGGCGCTCGACATCGCCAACGCGCGCGCCGGCATCCCCGAGGTGGCTGAGCTCGAGCCAGGATGGGTCGGCTGCCTGACCGGGCTGGCCCAGGTGGTCCCGGGGGCCCTGCTGCTGCGCCAGCTGCCCCGACACCCGGTGGCCTGGTTGCTCGTCGGCTCGGGCCTCTTCTGGGTGGTCGACTCGTTCTGCAGCAGCTGGACCGCCTACGCCGTCTACACCGAGCCGGGGCTGCCCGGCGCGTCGGCGTCCTTCTACTTCTACCAGCGGCTCGGCGCCGGGCTGCTGCTCGGGCTCCCGCTCATCCTGCTCGTCTTCCCGCACGGCCGGCTGCCCCGGGAGCCGCTCTGGCGGCGCCTGTCGCTGGCGAGCATCGGGCTCACCGCCCTGCTGCCGGTGCTGCTCGCGGTGGTGCCGGCCGAGACGGCCGAGCGGATCGCCGGCGAGTCCCTGGACCCGGCTCTGGACGCCTTGAACCTCGACCCGTTCAGCATCCCGCTGCCCTACGGGGTCTGGCAGGTGCTGCTCACGGTCGCCTACGCAGGCATCTTCCTCAGCCTCGTCGTGCCGCTGATGGTGGTGGTGCGGCGCCACCGCGCCGCCGATCCGGTGGGCCGCGCCCAGACGCGGTGGCTGGTCTGGGCGGCGGTCGTCAACCTGGTCGTCATCGTGCTCGGGATGCTGACCGCCGACCCGGTTTCCGGGGTCCTCCTCGGCGTCGGCGTGGGTGTCACGTCGGCAGCGATCGTCGTCGCCGTCACCCGCCACAACCTGTATGCCGTGGACCGCCTGATCTCCGCGACGCTCGTCTACGCGCTGCTCGCCGCGGCCGTGGTGGTCATCGACGTGTTGGTCTTCGCTCTCGCGGGGGCCGTTCTGGGCCAACGTGACTCGGCTCTGGTGGCCATCGCGGTGGTGGCTGGGCTGTACGCGCCGCTGCGCGACCGGTTGGCCGCGGCGGTGCGTCGCCTGCGCCGCGGCTCCCGGGAGGACCCGTATGCCGTGGTGTCGGCGCTCGCCGAGCAGCTCGAGGTGTCGGCGTCGCCCGACCAGCAGCTCGTGGCGGTCGCCCGCGCGGTCGGTGAGGCGTTCCGCTCGCCCTACGTCAGGGTGGAGATCGACGGCCCGTCGGGCGAGAAGCAGGCGGTCGAGCACGGACGTCCAGCAGGCCGGTCGGTGGAGCTGCCGGTGGTCTACCGCGGCGAGCGGGTCGGCCTGCTGACGCTCTGCCCCGCCGGCAGCACCGAGCTGTCGGAGCACGACCAGCGGCTGCTCGGCGACGTGGTGCGCCAGGCAGCCGCGGCGGCGCGGGCGAGCGAGCTGAGCGCGAACCTGCAGGCCATCCGCGAGCAGCTCGTCACGGCGCGTGAGGAGGAGCGCCGTCGGCTGCGGCGCGACCTGCACGACAGCCTCGGTCCCAGTCTGGGGGCCGTCACGCTGCGCATCGAGACGGCGCGAAACCTGGCCTCCCGCAACGCCGCCGAGGCAGACCGCCTCCTCGAGCAGGCGACCGCGGACGTCGCCGCGGTGCTGGCCGACGTGCGCCGGCTGGTCCACGACCTGCGGCCGCCCGCCCTCGACGAGCTGGGCCTGCAGCGGGCGATCGCGCAGCTGGCCCGACGGCTCGAACCGCCGGACCTGTCGATCACCGTCGAGGGCGACGGAGTGGACGGCGCGTCCCTGCCGGCCGCTGTCGAGGTGGCGGCGTTCCGGATTGCCTCCGAGGCGGTCAACAACGTCGTGCGCCACTCGGGTGCCCGGCACTGCTCGGTGCGTCTCGGCCTCCACGGGAAGGGCCCGGGGGGCGGTGCTGCGCACCTGGGCAACGCGCTCGTGGTCGAGGTGCGCGACGACGGCCACGGCATCCCTGGTGATGTCGCGGCGGGGGTCGGGATGCTGTCCCTCCGGGAGCGGGCCGCCGAGCTGGGCGGGACCGTCGCGGTGGAGTGTCCGCCATCTGGCGGGACCGTCGTGCGGGCGGTCCTGCCCTGCACCGTGATTCCCGGCGCCGGAGCGCCGCAGACGACAGGAGCCGCTGCTGATGCCTGA
- a CDS encoding response regulator transcription factor, whose amino-acid sequence MPEPIRVLLADDHPVYRDGLAALLASVDGLEVVATAEDGTAAVALATELQPDVVVMDVQMPGLDGIEATRRLTAASPHIGVVMLTMAEEDATLFSAMQAGARGYLLKGANQAEITRAVTAVARGEAIFGPAIARRIADFFAAGPAVGSAAEQAFPQLTAREREILELVAAGRSNAQIASTLFLSPKTVRNNVSNIFAKLHVADRAEAIVRAREAGLGL is encoded by the coding sequence ATGCCTGAGCCGATCCGGGTGCTGTTGGCCGACGACCACCCCGTCTACCGCGACGGGCTGGCCGCCCTGCTCGCCTCGGTCGACGGCCTCGAGGTCGTCGCCACGGCAGAGGACGGAACCGCCGCCGTGGCGCTGGCCACCGAGCTCCAGCCCGACGTCGTCGTCATGGACGTGCAGATGCCCGGGCTCGACGGCATCGAGGCGACTCGCCGACTCACGGCCGCGAGCCCGCACATCGGCGTGGTCATGCTCACCATGGCCGAGGAGGACGCCACCCTGTTCTCCGCGATGCAGGCCGGGGCCAGGGGATACCTGCTCAAGGGCGCCAACCAGGCTGAGATCACACGCGCCGTGACCGCCGTGGCGCGAGGAGAGGCGATCTTCGGCCCGGCCATCGCCCGTCGCATCGCCGACTTCTTCGCCGCGGGGCCAGCGGTGGGATCCGCTGCCGAGCAGGCCTTCCCGCAGCTGACGGCACGGGAGCGGGAGATCCTCGAGCTGGTCGCCGCAGGGAGGTCCAACGCCCAGATCGCCTCGACGCTGTTCCTGTCGCCGAAGACGGTGCGCAACAACGTCTCCAACATCTTCGCGAAGCTGCACGTGGCCGACCGGGCCGAGGCGATAGTGCGCGCGAGGGAGGCGGGCCTGGGCCTCTAG